DNA sequence from the Marispirochaeta aestuarii genome:
GTAACAGATGGAATGGTCAATCGCCTGTAAAATCGGTAATACATGATGAACGTAATCCCCGAATCAATCGCAATACCTGTTCCGAACATGACCGTAATACTGACCAGAGTGGGGCTATATAAACCAAGCTGGAATAGAACAAACAGACTACCGTAAAAGAGGCTGTTCACAATCAATGACTGGTAGAGCATCAGATCTGTTCGCCCTCTTCCGTAGAAGATGCTGTCGGCAATGTTGTTGAATGCAAAGGTTATGTAAAAACCAAGGGAGATAAGACTCAGCTGAAAGACCTTCTCCCAGTCAGCAACTCCCATAACCTCCCGCATGAACGAACGCCACAGCGGGATAGTGATGAGCCAGCCAAGGACAAAAACAAGAGTTAGAACACCATACCCGAAAGCCTTCGTCCTTATAGCATCTACATCCTCAGCAGTATCCCGCTTTATTAGCTCTCCCAGGGCGAGTACCGGCACAAGAAGCCAGCCCCATATAAAATTGTTGGTAACCCAGAATGTCCCCTGCTCCTGCACCATGTTTACGAGCCGGATTACCATTAAAATGAAGGCTGCATTCCGAACGAACGACTCGAGACCTGAAATCCCGCCGACCCGAAACCAGGCTCTCAGGCAACCCAGATCAAGTTTGAAACTGTAACCGGGAACCAGGTAACCTTCTCTTCTGAGCATATTAACTAAAATACTCAGGAGGATGAAATTAACAATGATGTTGGTAATAGCAATACCATTCACCCCCAACTGGAGGGAGAAAGGCAACGAACTTAAGAAAATTGTATCAAAGAGAACCGAGAGTACGAGCTGAATTCCGAGAATGAAAAGCAACCTGATCTCTCTCTTCAACACAACCAGGGTAAGTGTGAGAAATCGTACCAAGGCAGCGAAAAGTGCAGATACTGCCTTCAGGCGAATGTACCGCACAGTAGCCTCGACGAGTTCGGTCTTCTGTGCCATGAACACAATCATCGGCCGGGCAAATAGCAGGGTAAGTATTGAAAGGATTCCATAAAGCGCTGCAGTGAGGATAAACCCGTTCGATACAGCGTTGTTGAAACGGCTTCTGTCATGCAGGAATCTTCCGATCAGGAAAAACATCGGCAGTATAAGTGATTCATGAACCACCTCGTAGGTAATATTCAGCCAGGCAAGCTGTGAGGCTATATTGTATCCCCAGTCTCCCGGTAACGTTCCGAGAAAATGGATACGAACTGTCATGTAGATAGTTGGAAGCAGCCCCATCAATATAAGAACACCGAGCAGTTTGAAGTTGATCTGTTTGAATGATGTCCCAGTTGAAAATATAAGATTCCCGATATTACCCTGCAACTTTTTCATAATTCCCCCTGATATTCTGTTGCACTTCACAGGCCTCCACTAACCTGCTCCGAAACGCTTCACGAAGATCCTTCCTTATCGACTTTGGAGGTTTAACACCAACAACTGACCGCCTTCCACAAGCAATATCGAAAAGAAGCTCTTTGCAGATAATATGCTCCTTCGGCCGATTTTCGATCATCGCAAATCCCTCACGGATTGCCTTGATCCGGTCAAAAAGCAATCTTTGAGAATGAGACAGAGCATTCAGCCTGTTCTCAAGATTTCGCGACCTTCGTGATTGTCGGTCCGGCTGGAATCTTCTTCTTTCCATAGCATTCGCAAGTTCTCCAACGAGCCCCCTGTCTTCAATGCTTTTTATCAGAATTGTGTAGAGATCAATCAAATGGCGCACATCCCCGGCCGCATAAGCTGCTGCATCAGGAGGCAGAGGCCGCGTCCTCCAGTCAGATTTCTGGTATTTCTTTTTTGTTTCCGATACTTGAACAGCAAGATATCTGCTGAGTACAGAGTTGAGTCCACCAACGTTCGTATCCAGAACCCCTGCTATTGTGTGGAGGTCGATAACCGGATACATAACTATTCCATAAAGGCGGTAAACCAGCGCCATATCGCTGCCGGCATCAAAGAATACTTTGATAAACTGTTTGTGAGTTAATGTGGTGCAAACTTCTTCTTCCGATACCGCAAGGGCATCAATGAGATAGACTTCTTTCCCGTCATAGAGCTGAATCAGGCAAAGCTTCTCTCCATACCCATGCCTGCTGTAATCTGCTTCAAGATCCATCCCGACAATTTTTACTTGTTCATTATAAAGATGCTTACGAAGTTCAATCAGACCTTCTTCAGTGTCTATAAAAAAATAATTCTTCATCATACTCCCCAATTTCATCTGTAAGAAAACACCCCGAGGCAGATCTGCCCCGGGATGAGATTCTTCAGTCAGTGCAAGCAGAAAATCTGAATAACGGACAGCGCTCATCATTACGATAGACCGTAACAACACCACCGTCTTCCGCTATAAGAACACTGCAATTCTGAAGCTCCATACTCTTGCCTGTCGAATCCAATACCAGAAATGGCGATGGCAAAATGGTAACCAGATAACGTCCACCGCTAAGCTCATACACGGTTCCACGGTGCAGGATTGTGCTTACATCATCAGGGGAGATCCCACGCTCCACCATTCTCTGACGAGCGTGGTTCGATAAAGAGATACGATCCGGTGACCCGGAAAACCTACATGGCATATTAGCCCTCCTCAATAAGGTTTTCAGAGATCAACTCTCAGGTGAGCCATGGTGAGCTCTTAGAGCAGACTTCTGTAATATTTTTATGAGTTCCCTACCGGAACTCAGTATTTCTGACTCTGTTTGCCTCCACCTCATCAATTTCCGCGTTGAAAGATATACGATGAGCCTGCCGGATCCACCACCAGGCCTGAAATAGATGCCTTCTATGAGATCCTGGCCCCCATCCGGTTCGTAGATTCTGGAGACCCCTGCGCACTTCAACGGCTACTTCCTGAACCATGGGAGACAGATCCTCCTCGGAAACCTTGCGTAAGACCGGATCAATTGAATGCCCTTTACCGGTTTGTTTTACCGCCAGATCATCCAGTGCCCGCAGATACGCCGTGCGCCATACAGGATCAGGCTCCATTCGCGAGGGGTCAAAGCCTTCAAAATCATGTAGTGGTGTGTTTAACATCCGGCTTTCAGGATTACCCTTTATCGGTTTAAGCTTATCGAGTAAATACAGCGTCATGCTACGGCGCACATCCCGTAAGTCATCAGGTTTACTGATCAGCCGCAGGATATGGTCAATAGCGTCGGGAATCACGGAAAGTGGAACCTCGGATCTGTCCAGATGAAGAAGATTATTACCAACACTCAGCGCCGGCAGACTGCGAAACGTGAGCAGCAAGGGCTTGAGCACCTTCCACCAGCCAAGAATTGATCCCCCGACTATTGCTGCAGACGTTGCCAGGTATAATTCTGTGTCCGGTGCTACATCGGGATCACGGAACTTTCCACGAAGGCTTCGTAA
Encoded proteins:
- a CDS encoding MATE family Na+-driven efflux transporter — encoded protein: MKKLQGNIGNLIFSTGTSFKQINFKLLGVLILMGLLPTIYMTVRIHFLGTLPGDWGYNIASQLAWLNITYEVVHESLILPMFFLIGRFLHDRSRFNNAVSNGFILTAALYGILSILTLLFARPMIVFMAQKTELVEATVRYIRLKAVSALFAALVRFLTLTLVVLKREIRLLFILGIQLVLSVLFDTIFLSSLPFSLQLGVNGIAITNIIVNFILLSILVNMLRREGYLVPGYSFKLDLGCLRAWFRVGGISGLESFVRNAAFILMVIRLVNMVQEQGTFWVTNNFIWGWLLVPVLALGELIKRDTAEDVDAIRTKAFGYGVLTLVFVLGWLITIPLWRSFMREVMGVADWEKVFQLSLISLGFYITFAFNNIADSIFYGRGRTDLMLYQSLIVNSLFYGSLFVLFQLGLYSPTLVSITVMFGTGIAIDSGITFIMYYRFYRRLTIPSVTNAITG
- a CDS encoding DUF4258 domain-containing protein, giving the protein MPCRFSGSPDRISLSNHARQRMVERGISPDDVSTILHRGTVYELSGGRYLVTILPSPFLVLDSTGKSMELQNCSVLIAEDGGVVTVYRNDERCPLFRFSACTD
- a CDS encoding ribonuclease D; translation: MMKNYFFIDTEEGLIELRKHLYNEQVKIVGMDLEADYSRHGYGEKLCLIQLYDGKEVYLIDALAVSEEEVCTTLTHKQFIKVFFDAGSDMALVYRLYGIVMYPVIDLHTIAGVLDTNVGGLNSVLSRYLAVQVSETKKKYQKSDWRTRPLPPDAAAYAAGDVRHLIDLYTILIKSIEDRGLVGELANAMERRRFQPDRQSRRSRNLENRLNALSHSQRLLFDRIKAIREGFAMIENRPKEHIICKELLFDIACGRRSVVGVKPPKSIRKDLREAFRSRLVEACEVQQNIRGNYEKVAG